In Malassezia vespertilionis chromosome 8, complete sequence, a genomic segment contains:
- a CDS encoding uncharacterized protein (TransMembrane:10 (o294-315i350-371o377-400i407-430o459-478i490-513o525-545i616-636o642-667i679-699o); COG:E; EggNog:ENOG503NV48), producing the protein MPGRAAIPVRGKDSRGRATQVREITASTPWRSSLDLVWSYSRSQAYFGDNITTSPSFVDRRWRGPSEAGAEIEAGYHPELSEWRTSAVSGGDASSGEEDTYFDQARVRDRVTTSLETEQYWRTLHDEQDLDLERGRPMHKTERKEGLRDGQDESASDSSSRSRSMSPKRLGLYPRSNVRPQYSADDHAPSCPPRDSSTFMSTRQRSSSRHQTQLRSAAPQLLDPYRIDEQAPLLRGRNQVPVYMNSVRDKSHGHRVSQPAEVNAPSSYAKSTFWQTWFNTVNAIVGVSILSMPLAFANAGWVGGVVIFLLCGWVTNYSGKVLVRILAQQPHLHTYADIGSYAFGPKMRTYISFLFCFEMWIVSVALVILMGDNLSTLVFGSVGNAWVATGSKVLCFVIVSPTLLMPLSFLSPVSLIGIVSILVLFVVIMIDGVVQKHAPGSLWEPAQTFFFSSWTRMPISFGLVMAGFSSHPVIPSLYRDMKDPSQFDKMLDLAYLTAAGLYFSVATIGYLMFGSAVSDEITRDLASTAGYPYLLTSSAVLLMTINPMTKFSLALRPVYTSAERWLGILEGVVAAVPRPSENSQSIDSREEPDYAAAAASAIGDARVPVSEPRRRIMAALVRTGLAVSALLAAIIVPNLERVMAFLGAFLTFNTCILGPLLANMTLFRSKLSNFALVRDLLILSGTFVLAMAGTLGALWPSRT; encoded by the coding sequence ATGCCTGGACGAGCAGCTATCCCTGTACGCGGCAAGGATAGCCGCGGTCGTGCAACACAAGTCCGTGAAATTacggcaagcacgccgtggcgcagcagttTGGATCTTGTATGGTCTTATTCGCGCTCCCAAGCGTACTTTGGAGATAATATTACTacctcgccgagctttGTCGACCGACGCTGGCGCGGCCCTTCCGAAGCGGGCGCAGAGATCGAGGCTGGGTACCACCCCGAGCTTAGCGAGTGGCGCACGAGTGCGGTTTCCGGGGGAGATGCCTCATCGGGCGAGGAAGACACCTACTTCGACCAAGCGCGCGTACGCGATCGAGTCACCACTTCGCTGGAAACGGAGCAGTATTGGCGTAcgctgcacgacgagcAAGACCTTGATTTAGAGCGCGGCCGGCCCATGCACAAGACGGAGCGTAAAGAAGGCTTGCGTGATGGCCAGGATGAGAGTGCGAGTGACAGCAGTAGCCGGAGTCGGAGTATGAGCCCCAAGCGTCTTGGGCTATACCCCCGCTCAAACGTCCGACCCCAATACTCTGCTGACGACCATGCACCAAGCTGCCCGCCGCGCGATTCCTCCACGTTTATGAGCACGCGACAGCGCTCTTCTTCGCGGCACCAAACACAACTGCGTTCTGCGGCCCCACAACTGCTCGATCCGTACCGTATCGACGAGCAGGCGCCCTTGCTGCGTGGCAGGAACCAGGTGCCAGTCTACATGAATAGCGTGCGTGATAAAAGCCACGGCCACCGTGTGTCACAGCCTGCGGAAGTTAACGCGCCGAGTTCATATGCGAAAAGCACCTTTTGGCAGACGTGGTTCAATACGGTAAATGCAATCGTCGGCGTGAGCATCCTCTCGATGCCCCTTGCATTTGCAAACGCTGGCTGGGTCGGTGGCGTGGTCATCTTTCTGCTCTGCGGCTGGGTGACTAACTACAGTGGCAAAGTGCTCGTGCGgatcctcgcgcagcagccgcaTTTACACACGTATGCTGACATTGGCAGCTACGCCTTTGGCCCCAAGATGCGGACCTATATCAGTTTCTTGTTTTGCTTTGAGATGTGGATCgtcagcgtcgcgctcgtcatCCTCATGGGCGACAATCTCTCTACACTCGTGTTTGGCAGCGTGGGCAATGCGTGGGTAGCGACAGGATCCAAGGTGCTCTGCTTTGTGATTGTGTCGCCCACGTTGCTCATGCCGCTCTCTTTTCTCTCACCAGTCTCGCTGATTGGGATCGTGAGCATTCTCGTGCTCTTTGTTGTGATTATGATCGATGGCGTGGTCCAGAAACACGCGCCGGGCAGTCTATGGGAGCCAGCACAAacattttttttttcttcATGGACGCGAATGCCCATATCGTTTGGGCTCGTCATGGCTGGCTTTTCCTCGCATCCTGTTATACCCTCACTCTACCGCGACATGAAAGATCCCAGCCAGTTTGACAAAATGCTCGATCTTGCGTATCTCACCGCGGCTGGACTGTACTTCTCTGTGGCCACAATTGGCTATCTTATGTTTGGCAGCGCGGTCTCTGACGAAATTACGCGCGACTTGGCAAGCACGGCTGGATACCCCTATCTGCTAACGAGCTCGGCGGTGCTGCTCATGACCATCAACCCGATGACCAAGTTTTCACTCGCACTGCGCCCAGTGTACACGTCTGCAGAGCGCTGGCTAGGCATCCTCGAAGGCGTCGTTGCTGCCGTTCCGCGCCCCTCGGAAAATAGCCAAAGTATCGACTCGCGCGAGGAGCCTGACTATGCTGCGGCCGCTGCTTCTGCCAttggcgatgcacgcgtGCCTGTTTCAGAGCCACGCAGGCGAATAATGGCTGCACTGGTCCGTACAGGCCTCGCTGTAAGTGCGTTGCTTGCGGCGATCATCGTGCCGAACCTGGAGCGTGTGATGGCATTCCTCGGCGCATTCCTCACTTTCAATACGTGTATTCTCGGGCCGCTCCTGGCGAACATGACCCTGTTCCGCTCGAAGCTGTCGAACTTTGCTctcgtgcgcgacttgctcaTTTTAAGCGGCACGTTTGTCCTCGCCATGGCCGGaacgctcggcgcactgtGGCCAAGTCGTACGTAA
- the RPN1 gene encoding proteasome regulatory particle base subunit (COG:O; BUSCO:EOG09260JED; EggNog:ENOG503NU6Z), whose translation MAREEQEAESIRVQSNDPPKQEDHDAPNKEDAKPNSKKELSEEDEQLKSELEMLVDRLGEPDKSLYGPALEALRNLIRTSTSSMTSVPKPLKFLGPHYAHLKGLYEAWATADANKALFAEILSVLAMSCTGADARETLLYRLSANTMRGGTSSDLLGDWGHEYVRHLAAELGDEYYARSETEQDTSELLDLAMLIVQFSLQHHAEVDAVDLVLELEAVEQLPQYVDKDSFERVCNYLVSCVDLLVPPDDVLFLRTAREIYRMHHRYYEALILSIRLADPALMRIDFASPSNMVMRKQMAFLLAKQQIPLEWLQEGGAIEDQELLDCLSNTHLSSNFIYFGKELGVYEPKSLDDVYKTHLEDSRASLISVDSARGNLANVFVNAFVNLGFGNDPLVVGAEDGESYVYKTKEHGMLSATASAGLSLLWDTEMGLSHIDKYTYSSDEHVKAGAMLAYGILHSNVRTEMDAALALLSENLESKSAPLQVSSVVGLGLAYAGSCREDLAALLIPMVQDETLSMEVVSLATLSLGFIFVGTAHGEIVPSILQAMMEREASGLEQKWTRFMALGLALLFVGQQDNSDATIETLKAIEHPISKEVQLLVDACSYAGTGNVLKIQTLLHHCAEHVTEEEESVSDLYQAVSVLGIALVAMGEDVGAEMTLRHMSHLMQYGDPTIRRTVPLALALLNPSNPEIPVLDTLSKHSHDSDVDVALNAIFAMGIVGAGTNNARIAQRLRQLASYYYKEPDCLFIVRIAQGLVHMGKGTVGVDPYHTDRLLFSRTALAGLLATLLSFTDAHGFVLDRTHWMLYFLAAAIRPRFLITLDETLEKLPVSVRVGKAVEVVGQAGKPRTISGFQTHTTPVRLASHERGVLATEEYLSYTPIMESLAILRKNPGNETDS comes from the coding sequence atggcgcgcgaggagcaggaGGCCGAGAGCATCCGTGTGCAATCAAACGATCCTCCAAAACAAGAGGATCATGATGCACCAAATAAAGAAGATGCCAAGCCAAACAGCAAAAAAGAGTTGAGCGAAGAagacgagcagctcaagaGCGAGCTTGAAATGCTTGTCGACCGACTCGGCGAGCCGGACAAATCACTGTACGGTCCCGCACTGGAAGCGTTGCGGAATCTGATTCGCACAAGCACGTCGTCCATGACCTCAGTGCCAAAGCCACTCAAGTTCCTCGGGCCGCACTATGCACACCTCAAAGGACTGTACGAAGCGTGGGCCACTGCAGACGCCAACAAGGCcctctttgccgagatcCTTAGTGTCCTGGCTATGAGCTGCACGGGCGcggatgcgcgcgagacgctTTTGTACCGCCTTTCGGCGAATacgatgcgcggcggcacgagTTCCGATCTGTTGGGCGACTGGGGCCATGAGTATGTCCGGCACCTTGCCGCGGAGCTTGGCGATGAATACTATGCGCGCTCTGAGACAGAGCAAGACACTTCCGAGCTGCTGGATCTTGCCATGCTCATTGTCCAGTTTAGTCTGCAGCACCACGCCGAAGTCGACGCTGTGGATCTTGTCCTGGAGCTCGAAgccgtcgagcagctcccGCAGTATGTCGACAAGGACTCGTTTGAGCGCGTGTGCAACTATTTGGTGAGCTGTGTCGATCTTCTTGTCCCCCCCGACGATGTGCTCTTcttgcgcactgcgcgcgagatTTACCGCATGCATCACCGCTACTATGAGGCGCTCATCCTCTCGATCCGCCTTGCGGACCCCGCGCTGATGCGCATCGACTTTGCCTCGCCATCCAACATGGTgatgcgcaagcagatGGCATTCCtgcttgccaagcagcagATCCCCCTCGAGTGGCTCCAGGAAGGCGGTGCGATTGAGGATCAGGAACTTTTGGACTGCCTCTCCAACACCCACCTCTCGTCCAACTTTATCTACTTTGGCAAAGAGCTTGGCGTGTACGAGCCCAAGAGTTTGGACGATGTGTACAAGACGCACCTTGAGGACAGCCGCGCCTCGCTCATCTCGGTCGactctgcgcgcggcaaccTCGCGAATGTGTTTGTGAATGCGTTTGTGAACCTTGGCTTTGGAAACGACCCGCTTGTCGTTGGCGCCGAGGACGGCGAGAGTTACGTGTACAAAACCAAGGAGCACGGAATGCTTTCCGCCACGGCGAGTGCAGGCCTCAGCCTTTTGTGGGACACCGAGATGGGCCTGAGCCACATTGACAAGTACACCTACTCCTCCGACGAGCACGTAAAGGCCGGTGCCATGCTTGCCTACGGGATTCTCCACTCCAACGTGCGCACAGAGAtggatgctgcgctcgcgctcctctcGGAGAATCTAGAGAGCAAGAGTGCTCCGCTGCAAGTTTCTTCGGTGGTCGGTCTCGGCCTTGCGTATGCAGGGTCGTGCCGCGAAGacctcgctgcgctgctcatTCCCATGGTGCAGGACGAGACGCTATCGATGGAAGTTGTCTCTCTCGCCACACTCTCCCTCGGCTTTATCTTTGTCGGCAccgcgcacggcgagaTTGTGCCGAGTATTTTGCAAGCAATgatggagcgcgaagcgTCAGGCTTGGAGCAGAAATGGACGCGCTTCATggcgcttggccttgcgctcctgtTTGTCGGGCAACAGGACAATAGCGACGCGACGATCGAGACGCTCAAGGCCATCGAGCACCCCATCTCCAAAGAAGTCCAGCTGCTCGTGGACGCGTGCAGCTACGCGGGTACGGGCAACGTGCTCAAGATCCAAACGCTGTTGCATCACTGTGCAGAGCACGTCacggaagaagaagaaTCCGTCTCGGATCTGTACCAGGCCGTATccgtgctcggcattgcgcTTGTTGCCATGGGCGAGGACGTGGGAGCAGAGATGACCTTGCGCCACATGTCTCACCTCATGCAGTACGGCGATCCAACCATCCGCCGGactgtgccgctcgcactcgcgctgctcaaccCGTCCAACCCCGAAATTCCCGTGCTAGACACACTGAGCAAACACTCGCACGACAGCGACGTCGACGTCGCCCTCAATGCCATCTTTGCCATGGGCATTGTCGGCGCTGGCACCaacaatgcgcgcattgcacagcgcctgcgccagctGGCGAGCTACTACTACAAAGAGCCCGACTGCCTCTTTATTGTCCGTATTGCTCAAGGCCTTGTCCATATGGGCAAAGGCACCGTCGGCGTCGATCCCTACCACACCGACCGCCTCTTGTTTTCtcgcaccgcgctcgctgGTCTGCTGGCCACGCTGCTCTCGTTCACCGACGCACACGGCTTTGTTTTGGACCGCACCCACTGGATGCTCTACTTCCTCGCCGCTGCCATCCGCCCACGATTTTTGATCACGCTCGATGAGACACTGGAAAAGCTGCCTGTCTCCGTGCGCGTCGGCAAAGCCGTCGAAGTCGTGGGCCAGGCCGGCAAGCCGCGCACCATCTCTGGCTTCCAGACGCATACCACGCCGGTGCGCCTGGCAAGCCACGAGCGTGGTGTGCTGGCCACCGAAGAGTATCTTTCCTACACCCCCATTATGGAGTCCCTTGCCATTTTGCGCAAGAACCCGGGGAACGAGACAGATTCGTAG
- the PRE4 gene encoding proteasome endopeptidase complex (EggNog:ENOG503NUK4; MEROPS:MER0001711; COG:O): protein MYAYPGQSWSSKPTVDHVSAANATWDMNAPVHRPKDAFDDARQHTQQPIVTDTLASYGSLARFMDMDRLQKVGENVVIGAGGDMSDWQYIKHMLSKLISQEQENEEDGHILTPPQVYAYLSRVMYKRRSDMNPLWNALVVAGFDAKTSAPFLGYVDLLGTSYQSPTVATGFGLHLAQPMLRKAIEGREETLTEDEARAILDDCMRVLYYRDARSLNRFYISTVTKDGVKQDGPHSVSTNWSFAEGLRGYGPQTQ, encoded by the exons ATGTACGCGTATCCAGGCCAGAGTTGGAGTTCGAAGCCTACGGTAGATCATGTATCTGCGGCGAATGCTACGTGGGACATGAATGCGCCCGTGCACCGGCCGAAGGATGCGTTTGAcgacgcgcggcagcaTACTCA ACAACCGATCGTGACGG ATACACTTGCGTCATACGGatcgctcgcgcgctttaTGGACATGGACCGATTGCAGAAAGTGGGTGAAAACGTCGTgatcggcgcgggcggcgaCATGAGCGACTGGCAATACATCAAGCACATGCTGAGCAAATTGAT CAGTCAGGAGCAGGAAAACGAAGAGGACGGGCATATTCTCACTCCCCCGCAAGTGTATGCGTACCTATCGCGGGTGATGtacaagcgccgctcggaCATGAACCCCCTTTGGAACGCACTCGTAGTCGCTGGTTTTGACGCCAAAACAAGCGCACCGTTCCTGGGGTACGTGGACCTGCTTGGCACGTCATACCAGAGCCCCACTGTCGCGACAGGATTCGGTCTTCATCTCGCGCAGCCCATGCTCCGCAAGGCGATCGAAGGTCGCGAAGAGACGCTTACAGAGGATgaggcgcgtgcgattCTCGACGATTGCATGCGTGTCTTGTACtatcgcgacgcgcgcagtcTGAATCGGTTCTACATATCGACCGTGACCAAAGACGGCGTGAAACAGGACGGGCCGCACAGCGTCTCGACAAACTGGAGTTTTGCCGAAGGTCTTCGTGGCTACGGTCCTCAGACGCAGTAG
- a CDS encoding DNA-3-methyladenine glycosylase II (EggNog:ENOG503NXJZ; COG:L) produces the protein MHRGPFAGLPASKQSASLRRSRRTAKHVLPLETCALQVVPPPKEKNKVESAAAPLVAPKPRVPRKTTEPEVLPPLLPRDEIERCTTLQQPKLPFDLQEAKVFLCAQDPRFIPLFEQVELTMYDEMLNSRVKDLNLFQTLTTSILGQQISWLAARSIKYKLCRLFAPHLPETPDYGSMSPEQTPFPSPLALLDATDDQLRYAGLSGAKMKYVRDVARRFADGRLDVRRIVHMDYQECVAELTQVKGVGRWTAEMLLMFALRNPNVLPVGDLGVQRGIVFFYLSGAGGPLVMERKRKKDAEETKERLVFALGSDPLPLPQTTSLSHAVLRSRAQGNKTKKNMYLDEAEMEALAAPWAPFRSVACMFMWSMIDK, from the coding sequence ATGCACCGCGGTCCGTTTGCAGGCCTCCCTGCATCCAAGCAGAGTGCGAGTTTGCgtcgctcgcggcgcacagcgaAGCATGTGTTGCCGCTAGAgacgtgcgcgctgcaagtagtgccgccgcccaaagAAAAAAACAAGGTGGAGTccgcagccgcgccgctcgttgCGCCCAAACCCCGCGTCCCGCGCAAAACCACAGAGCCCGAGGTGCTGCCACCGCTCCTACCGCGTGATGAAATTGAGCGGTGCACCACTCTGCAGCAGCCGAAACTCCCTTTTGACCTGCAAGAGGCCAAGGTCTTTTTGTGCGCGCAAGACCCACGGTTCATCCCACTGTTTGAGCAAGTGGAGCTTACTATGTACGACGAGATGCTCAATAGCCGAGTCAAAGACCTCAATTTATTCCAAACGCTGACCACCTCGATCCTTGGGCAGCAAATATCATggctcgccgcacgcagtATCAAATACAAGCTGTGCCGgctctttgcgccgcaccttCCCGAAACGCCCGACTATGGTAGTATGAGCCCCGAGCAGACGCCATTCCCTTCGCCACTTGCCCTTCTTGATGCGACAGACGACCAGCTGCGCTACGCAGGCCTGAGCGGTGCCAAGATGAAGTACGTGCGCGATGTCGCGCGCAGGTTCGCCGATGGCCGCCTCgatgtgcgccgcattgtACATATGGACTACCAAGAATGTGTTGCGGAGCTTACACAAGTAAAAGGTGTTGGGCGCTGGACGGCGGAAATGCTGCTCATGTTTGCTTTGCGCAACCCAAACGTGCTTCCTGTCGGTGATctcggcgtccagcgcgggATCGTCTTTTTTTATctgagcggcgcgggcggTCCTTTGGTTATggaacgcaagcgcaagaaagATGCAGAGGAGACCAAGGAGCGCCTTGtttttgcgcttggctcggATCCACTGCCGCTCCCGCAAACGACGAGCCTTTCGCACGCCGTACTGCGATCGCGTGCTCAAGGAAACAAGACCAAAAAGAATATGTATCTGGATGAAGCGGAAAtggaggcgctcgccgcgccatgggcCCCATTTCGCTCTGTTGCGTGCATGTTTATGTGGTCTATGATAGATAAGTAG
- the NSP1 gene encoding FG-nucleoporin nsp1 (EggNog:ENOG503NWME; COG:Y) yields MADIQRAKAHQMPRQEGHNLPPGSLFGAKPSEQKPTGALVGDTENAAAKPANGPSLGNPPAAFTGTGASGGFSFGAKPGGSDASMAAEAPKPAGFSFGGNAKPAEAPKPGGFSFGGNDAKPAEAPKPAGFSFGGNDAKPAEAPKPAGFSFGSNDAKPAEAPKPAGAEAGGFRQPQRQPPSCMPPAEAPKPAGFSFGSNDAKPAEAPKPAGFSFGGNAKPAEAPKPGGFSFGGNDAKPAEAPKPAGFSFGGNDAKPAEAPKPAGFSFGSNDAKPAEAPKPAGFSFGSNDAKPAEAPKPAGFSFGADASKQAAPSLFGAKPTDTNNANTAPSTAHGATNIGFSTDKAPTSTTSAPANNAFTSTSLSFAKPTETKPDASTTTMPSSKPSATPAPSSTAAPSMLRGKSVEEIVKMWQTELDASAKEFGRQADEVAGWDRVLLNGGDEISKLVASITQAEERQLGIDQTLDYVEQQQTELNTLLDAYESQRGELHAQAGAGRGVDVGVADIEREKSYTLAENLNAQLDDMSRNLVSMIDEVNQLASPSGTRNTTADASPNSLDTLRTGGRELMPGAEDPILQISGILNAHLSSLKWIDEHTVMLRDRLEALRRGKTEKNMNDSFRGSVPPQAPRSSTPSRYAREGSAAPGRARTLAL; encoded by the exons ATGGCTGATATCCAGCGGGCCAAAGCACACCAGATGCCAAGGCAGGAGGGGCACAACCTG CCGCCGGGGAGCTTGTTTGGCGCTAAGCCAAGTGAGCAAAAGCCGACGGGTGCATTGGTTGGAGATACGGAAAACGCAGCAGCGAAGCCTGCAAATGGGCCTAGCTTAGGAAATCCACCTGCAGCATTCACAGGAACAGGTGCTAGTGGCGGGTTTTCTTTTGGCGCGAAGCCGGGGGGTAGCGATGCTTCCATGGCGGCAGAGGCGCCGAAGCCTGCAGGGTTCTCGTTTGGGGGTAATGCAAAGCCTGCTGAAGCGCCGAAGCCAGGTGGATTTTCGTTTGGCGGAAATGATGCTAAGCCTGCCGAAGCGCCGAAACCTGCTGGCTTTTCGTTTGGCGGGAATGATGCCAAGCCCGCCGAAGCGCCGAAACCTGCTGGCTTTTCGTTCGGCAGCAACGATGCCAAGCCTGCCGAAGCGCCGAAGCCCGCAGG CGCCGAAGCCGGTGGTTTTCGGCAGCCCCAGCGCCAACCTCCTTCGTGCATGCCGCCCGCCGAAGCGCCGAAACCTGCTGGCTTTTCGTTCGGCAGCAACGATGCCAAGCCTGCCGAAGCGCCGAAGCCCGCAGGGTTCTCGTTTGGGGGTAATGCAAAGCCTGCTGAAGCGCCGAAGCCAGGTGGATTTTCGTTTGGCGGAAATGATGCTAAGCCTGCCGAAGCGCCGAAACCTGCTGGCTTTTCGTTTGGCGGGAATGATGCCAAGCCCGCCGAAGCGCCGAAACCTGCTGGCTTTTCGTTCGGCAGCAACGATGCCAAGCCTGCCGAAGCGCCGAAACCTGCTGGCTTTTCGTTCGGCAGCAACGATGCCAAGCCTGCCGAAGCGCCGAAGCCTGCTGGCTTTTCCTTCGGCGCTGATGCATCCaagcaagcagcgccatcGCTCTTTGGCGCCAAGCCTACTGACACAAACAACGCCAACACAGCGCCtagcacggcgcacggcgccacaAACATCGGGTTTTCCACCGACAAAGCTCCCACAAGCACAACATCCGCACCTGCCAACAACGCCTTTACAAGCACAAGTCTCTCGTTTGCCAAGCCTACCGAGACCAAGCCCGATGCTTCTACCACTACCATGCCATCCTCCAAGCCTAGCGCTACACCAGCGCCCTCCTCTACTGCTGCGCCCTCCATGCTGCGTGGCAAGAGCGTGGAAGAAATTGTGAAAATGTGGCAGACGGAGCTGGACGCGAGTGCCAAAGAGTTTGGCCGCCAAGCTGACGAAGTCGCGGGATGGGATCGTGTCCTCTTGAACGGCGGCGACGAGATCAGCAAGCTTGTTGCTAGCATAACGCAGGCAGAGGAACGCCAACTTGGAATCGACCAAACACTCGACTATGTGGAGCAACAGCAAACAGAACTGAATACGCTCTTGGATGCATACGAGAGTCAGCGCGGTGAACTGCACGCACAGGCCGGCGCAGGCCGCGGTGTGGACGTGGGCGTCGCTGatatcgagcgcgagaagTCCTACACACTTGCCGAGAACTTGAATGCGCAGTTGGACGACATGTCGCGCAATCTTGTATCGATGATCGACGAAGTAAACCAGCTCGCGTCTcccagcggcacgcgcaacACCACCGCCGATGCGTCGCCCAATTCACTCGATACACTGCGTACCGGCGGGCGCGAGCTCATGCCTGGCGCCGAGGACCCGATCCTGCAAATTTCCGGTATTCTCAACGCGCATCTCAGCAGCCTCAAGTGGATTGATGAGCACACCGTCATGCTCCGCGATCGTCTCGAGGCTTTGCGACGCGGCAAGACGGAAAAGAATATGAACGATAGCTTCCGCGGGAGTGTCCCCCCGCAGGCCCCGCGCAGCTCGACTCCTAGCCGCTACGCACGCGaaggcagcgccgcgcccggcCGTGCACGCACCTTGGCGCTCTAA
- a CDS encoding uncharacterized protein (TransMembrane:1 (o6-34i)), with translation MPGTNVPLIVGLSAGLGGGILFIITLGLISGMIVRRSWRLKRQASIEHAGTAALYSTDGASEKMYMEPMYDEENTIDTLFNIPEEASKADDKHPTGESDSTLLLLRHSVPDNLRPMLTAKADDTRFPYLGAENTDEPNVQWSLNPNEPKDLATPNDTYSPPNRTLSSKYKRSLSRMRSKRLSTRRQTVLSRLPSQFRTGRSSRRVSLDSQEGSIGLPDRELPMARRGTMRFQYDSSSHGSQASPHMDWNEAYYVGMYNDEPEPEPAMPSAPPPAVLAKERSPVDRETLLQERITAWQESSMVASDPSEKDEVYELPSQRTMLRRAATQSTVISSYSYASIGEVMEPYLEASRDGSLAQIFPVQPHAPSVTALEEWLQDEDPRYPLSSAHTNSTGLFGEVEFATALNHAVSEEAASTGASPMLLENHRNSMDAAKFQEVALRHKPRTPSPLAMYASGFLEPAPPVNAPSGAQLGVYAASSSSRSSFPVSARFSNDLPRSWKHNSYGTASTEITSVEGNAELEHAAKLEHAKRDSALGPRVLLPTDGNKLARHLTFSSASSDSVATHLEAVHAPPMPKNAWWAERANPHVVSTIT, from the coding sequence ATGCCCGGCACAAATGTTCCGCTCATTGTAGGGCTCTCAGCTGGACTGGGAGGCGGTATTTTATTCATTATCACACTGGGACTCATATCCGGTATGATTGTTCGGCGTAGTTGGCGCCTGAAGCGCCAAGCATCGATCGAGCAtgcaggcacagcagcaTTGTACAGCACGGACGGCGCATCGGAAAAGATGTACATGGAGCCAATGTATGACGAGGAGAATACAATCGATACATTGTTTAATATTCCTGAGGAAGCATCCAAGGCAGACGACAAGCACCCAACGGGCGAGTCTGACTCGACGCTCTTGCTCCTGCGCCACAGCGTCCCTGACAATCTGCGTCCAATGCTCACTGCGAAAGCTGACGATACACGATTTCCGTATTTGGGCGCAGAAAACACAGATGAGCCCAATGTGCAATGGTCGCTCAACCCCAACGAGCCCAAGGATCTTGCGACGCCAAACGACACATACTCGCCCCCGAACCGCACCCTCTCGTCCAAGTACAAGCGTTcgctctcgcgcatgcgctccaagcgTCTCAGCACACGGCGCCAAACTGTCCTTTCTCGCCTTCCGTCCCAGTTCCGAACGGGTCGCTCGAGCCGTCGAGTTTCCCTCGACTCGCAGGAAGGCTCGATCGGCCTGCCGGACCGAGAGCTTCccatggcgcgacgcggaaCGATGCGATTCCAGTACGACTCGAGCTCCCATGGATCCCAGGCATCGCCCCACATGGACTGGAACGAAGCGTACTATGTGGGAATGTACAATGACGAGCCGGAGCCGGAGCCTGcaatgccaagcgcgccaccCCCGGCTGTATTGGCTAAGGAGCGCAGTCCTGTGGACCGCGAGACACTGCTCCAGGAGCGCATCACGGCGTGGCAAGAGTCGAGCATGGTTGCAAGCGATCCGTCCGAGAAAGATGAAGTCTACGAGCTGCcgtcgcagcgcacaatgctgcgccgtgctgccaCTCAGTCGACGGTCATTTCCTCTTATTCGTACGCGTCCATTGGCGAAGTCATGGAGCCGTACTTGGAGGCGTCTCGCGACGGGTCACTCGCACAAATTTTCCCGGTTCAGCCGCACGCTCCCTCGGTGacggcgctcgaggagTGGCTCCAAGACGAAGATCCACGGTACCCATTGTCCAGTGCACATACAAACAGCACTGGCCTGTTTGGCGAGGTGGAATTTGCCACTGCGCTCAACCACGCCGTGTCCGAAGAGGCTGCGAGCACCGGCGCGAGCCCCATGCTCCTCGAAAACCACCGCAACAGCATGGACGCAGCCAAGTTCCAGGAggtggcgctgcggcacaagccacgcacgccgtcgcCCCTGGCAATGTATGCGTCTGGCTTTTTGGAGCCTGCGCCCCCGGTAAATGCACCGTCCGGCGCGCAATTGGGCGTGTACGCTGCTTCCagctcttcgcgctcctccTTCCCCGTATCTGCGCGCTTCTCCAACGATTTACCGAGGAGCTGGAAACACAACTCATACGGCACGGCATCGACCGAGATTACTTCGGTGGAAGGCAACGCAGAGCTGGAGCATGCCGCCAAGCTGGAgcatgcaaagcgcgactCGGCCCTTGGGCCCCGCGTGCTTCTTCCCACGGACGGCAACAAACTCGCCCGGCATCTGACGTTTTCTTCTGCATCGTCTGACTCGGTTGCCACGCATCTCGAAGCGGTGCACGCCCCGCCTATGCCAAAGAATGCGTGGTGGGCGGAGCGTGCGAATCCGCACGTCGTCTCTACAATTACATAG